A region from the Aliarcobacter thereius LMG 24486 genome encodes:
- a CDS encoding MqnA/MqnD/SBP family protein: MIFSKIDFINLLPFHIYIKKNIKSNQLRASIEYKKSYPSIITNNFKKRKVHSAFISSIGSRNENFLDFGIIARDYVDSVFILPNRKAKDDFQSKTSNALAKVLGLEGEVIIGDKALKFHLANKKKENPEEIIDLAKAWQNKFNLPFVFATLCYNKYEKRLKNITKNFDKRRVKIPQYILEIYSQRSGIAKNDILNYLQRIDYDITYKEKRALKLFLKLTTEKRI, from the coding sequence ATGATTTTTTCAAAGATAGATTTTATTAACTTACTTCCCTTTCATATTTATATAAAAAAAAATATAAAATCAAATCAATTAAGAGCTAGTATTGAGTATAAAAAATCATATCCATCTATAATCACAAATAATTTCAAAAAAAGAAAAGTTCATAGTGCTTTTATCTCTTCAATTGGTTCAAGAAATGAAAATTTTTTAGATTTTGGAATAATTGCTAGAGATTATGTTGATTCTGTTTTTATTTTACCAAATAGAAAAGCAAAAGATGATTTTCAATCAAAAACATCAAATGCTCTCGCAAAAGTTTTGGGTCTTGAAGGAGAAGTAATTATTGGTGATAAAGCTCTGAAATTTCACTTAGCAAATAAGAAAAAAGAAAATCCTGAAGAGATAATAGATTTAGCAAAAGCTTGGCAAAACAAATTTAATCTTCCTTTTGTATTTGCAACTTTATGCTATAACAAATATGAGAAAAGATTAAAAAATATTACAAAAAACTTTGATAAAAGAAGAGTAAAAATTCCTCAATATATTTTAGAAATATATTCACAAAGAAGTGGAATTGCAAAAAATGATATTTTAAACTATCTTCAAAGAATAGATTATGATATTACTTACAAAGAAAAAAGAGCATTAAAACTCTTTTTAAAATTAACTACAGAAAAGAGAATCTAA
- a CDS encoding MoaD/ThiS family protein gives MVKVEFLGPINKDDMNIEIRNLKELSDILKKDDEILSWLETCAVAVNDTLVSNRDFELKSGDKISLLPPVCGG, from the coding sequence ATGGTAAAAGTTGAATTTTTAGGTCCTATTAATAAAGATGATATGAATATTGAAATAAGAAATTTAAAAGAACTTAGTGATATTTTAAAAAAAGATGATGAAATATTGTCTTGGCTCGAAACATGTGCTGTTGCTGTAAATGATACTCTTGTATCAAATAGAGATTTTGAATTAAAAAGTGGAGATAAAATAAGTTTATTACCACCAGTTTGTGGAGGATAA
- a CDS encoding molybdopterin synthase catalytic subunit — translation MFSEDLQLHKNDLEIEKIHNAWYEKYKNLNYGAFITFVGIIRDEGGISGLSFDVYEPILRKWFTSWQEKAKQKGAIVFMAHSVGDVLNHKSSYIAGVCSPQRRVALELIDEYVEDFKKNAPIWKYDLLNNDRIYAKDRSQKIDGAGILA, via the coding sequence TTGTTTAGTGAAGATTTACAACTGCATAAAAATGATTTAGAAATAGAAAAAATACATAATGCTTGGTATGAAAAATATAAGAATTTAAATTATGGAGCATTTATTACTTTTGTAGGAATAATAAGAGATGAAGGTGGGATAAGTGGACTTTCATTTGATGTTTATGAACCAATTTTAAGAAAATGGTTTACTTCTTGGCAAGAAAAAGCAAAGCAAAAAGGAGCAATAGTTTTTATGGCTCATAGTGTTGGAGATGTTTTAAATCATAAAAGCTCATATATAGCAGGAGTTTGTAGTCCACAAAGAAGAGTTGCTTTAGAGTTAATAGATGAATATGTTGAAGATTTTAAGAAAAATGCTCCAATTTGGAAGTATGATTTATTAAATAACGATAGAATTTATGCAAAAGATAGAAGCCAGAAAATCGATGGTGCAGGTATTTTAGCATGA
- the hisJ gene encoding histidinol-phosphatase HisJ: MNNKIKKQRVDLHNHTVLCNHAEGTVEEYIKRAIELGITEYGFACHAPMNYDPKYRMKLEERALYESWVNEVKEKYKKDIKVLLAYEVDYLKGFMLDEIINAKVDYLIGSVHFLQNKNDMWGFDNPEFIGVYKSKDIDSIWTEYFDAIKEMAKTQYFDIVGHLDLIKVFKYLPKKDVRLIAKDALKEIKKSNMVLEINPAGLRKPVEEAYPSIPLLEEAFSLGIDITFGSDAHKVEHIGFGYEDVTKLAKSIGYTKCVSFEKKDRRLIEF; this comes from the coding sequence ATGAATAATAAAATAAAAAAACAAAGAGTAGATCTTCACAATCACACAGTTTTGTGTAATCATGCTGAAGGAACTGTTGAAGAGTATATAAAAAGAGCAATAGAACTTGGAATTACTGAATATGGCTTTGCTTGTCACGCTCCTATGAATTATGATCCAAAATATAGAATGAAATTAGAAGAGAGAGCTTTATATGAATCTTGGGTAAATGAAGTAAAAGAGAAATATAAAAAAGATATAAAAGTTCTTTTGGCCTATGAAGTTGATTATTTAAAAGGTTTTATGCTTGATGAAATTATAAATGCAAAAGTTGATTATTTAATAGGTTCAGTGCATTTCTTACAAAATAAGAATGATATGTGGGGCTTTGATAATCCTGAGTTTATAGGTGTTTATAAGTCAAAAGATATAGATTCTATTTGGACAGAATATTTTGATGCAATTAAAGAGATGGCAAAAACTCAATATTTTGATATTGTTGGGCATTTAGATTTGATAAAAGTATTTAAATATTTACCAAAGAAAGATGTAAGATTAATAGCAAAAGATGCATTAAAAGAGATAAAAAAATCAAATATGGTTTTAGAAATAAATCCAGCAGGACTTAGAAAACCAGTTGAAGAAGCTTATCCTTCAATACCACTTTTAGAAGAGGCATTCTCTTTGGGAATTGATATAACTTTTGGTTCAGATGCTCATAAGGTTGAACATATAGGTTTTGGGTATGAAGATGTTACAAAACTTGCAAAAAGTATAGGATATACTAAATGTGTAAGTTTTGAGAAAAAAGATAGAAGATTAATTGAATTTTAG
- the glnA gene encoding type I glutamate--ammonia ligase, with protein sequence MAKFVNNVEEFFSFCSENEVKFVDFRFTDLKGTWHHVTYNFKVINNDLLENGMPFDGASIEAWQPIHKSDMILKPDVETAFLDPFTADSTVIVICDVYDIYENQMYEKCPRSIAKRAVKALEESNVGDVAYFGPENEFFIFEDVKIKDTVNESHYKVDSEDGEWNDDRSYEGGNIGHRSRLKGGYFPVAPIDNGVDLRAEMMQILEQVGLEVVLGHHEVAQGQHEIGIVYGDLIEASDNVQKLKYVVKMVAHLNGKSATFMPKPLYGDNGSGMHVHQSIWKNGKNLFYKEGEYGKLSDMARWYIGGVFKHARAVAAFTNPSTNSYKRLIPGFEAPSILTYSSQNRSASCRIPYGAGEKSTRVEMRFPDSTACPYLAFAAMLMAGLDGIKNRYEPIGPMDDDLFELTLDEIRERDIPQMPHTLRGSLEALIRDNEFLRPAFTKKMIDTYQNFKFETQVWPYEARPTPFEFKTMYSC encoded by the coding sequence ATGGCAAAATTTGTAAATAATGTAGAAGAGTTTTTTAGTTTTTGTAGTGAAAATGAAGTTAAATTTGTTGACTTTAGATTTACAGATTTAAAAGGTACTTGGCACCATGTAACATATAATTTCAAAGTAATAAATAATGATTTATTAGAAAATGGAATGCCTTTTGATGGAGCTTCTATTGAAGCTTGGCAACCAATTCATAAATCAGATATGATTTTAAAACCAGATGTTGAAACAGCATTTTTGGATCCATTTACTGCTGATAGCACAGTTATTGTTATTTGTGATGTTTATGATATTTATGAAAATCAAATGTATGAAAAATGTCCAAGATCTATTGCTAAAAGAGCTGTAAAAGCTCTTGAAGAATCAAATGTTGGAGATGTAGCATATTTTGGACCAGAAAATGAGTTTTTCATTTTTGAAGATGTAAAAATAAAAGATACAGTAAATGAATCACACTATAAAGTTGATAGTGAAGATGGTGAATGGAATGATGATAGAAGTTATGAAGGTGGAAATATTGGGCATAGAAGTAGACTAAAAGGTGGATATTTTCCAGTAGCTCCAATTGATAATGGTGTTGATTTAAGAGCTGAAATGATGCAAATTTTAGAACAAGTTGGACTAGAAGTTGTATTAGGTCATCACGAAGTAGCACAAGGACAACACGAAATAGGTATTGTTTATGGTGATTTAATAGAAGCTAGTGATAATGTTCAAAAACTTAAATATGTTGTAAAAATGGTTGCACATTTAAATGGAAAATCAGCAACATTTATGCCAAAACCACTTTATGGAGACAATGGAAGTGGAATGCATGTACATCAATCTATTTGGAAAAATGGTAAAAACCTTTTCTATAAAGAGGGAGAATACGGTAAATTAAGTGATATGGCAAGATGGTATATTGGTGGAGTATTTAAACACGCACGAGCTGTTGCAGCGTTTACAAATCCATCTACAAATTCGTATAAAAGATTGATTCCAGGATTTGAAGCACCATCAATTTTAACTTACTCTTCTCAAAATAGAAGTGCATCTTGTAGAATTCCTTATGGAGCTGGTGAAAAATCAACAAGAGTTGAGATGAGATTCCCTGATTCAACTGCTTGTCCATATTTAGCGTTTGCTGCTATGCTTATGGCTGGACTTGATGGAATAAAAAATAGATATGAACCAATAGGACCTATGGATGATGATTTATTTGAATTGACTTTAGATGAGATAAGAGAAAGAGATATTCCTCAAATGCCACATACTTTAAGAGGTTCATTAGAAGCTTTAATTAGAGATAATGAATTTTTAAGACCAGCATTTACTAAAAAAATGATAGATACATATCAAAACTTTAAATTTGAAACACAAGTTTGGCCTTATGAAGCTAGACCTACACCTTTTGAATTTAAAACAATGTATTCTTGCTAA
- a CDS encoding MBL fold metallo-hydrolase, whose translation MRIVVSIFLLSGFLFAFDYNLKPIKVSSDVWCFFGKTEVPSKENGGFMANSCYVKTDKSYVLIDSGTSYNFASQAYNAMKKIEELPVSNIIITHEHDDHWLGNSFYKDNFNSKIYAPKSINTNYTSSSKPRIFKILDKKELENTKIIKADIIVEKDLTLEIDNKVFKILHIPYKAHTNNDLMVYLENSKTMFTGDIVMNERITSNRDGSIIGTLKVLDLLSTYPWQTLVAGHGTIVDKNAIKHTENYFNKLKKDILQAIEDGIEADEITNIVTMDEFKNIDMFDELNSRNVFDGFTELEFYE comes from the coding sequence ATGAGAATAGTTGTTTCTATATTTTTATTATCTGGTTTTCTTTTTGCTTTTGATTACAATTTAAAACCAATCAAAGTTTCATCTGATGTTTGGTGCTTTTTTGGAAAAACTGAAGTTCCATCAAAAGAAAATGGTGGTTTTATGGCAAATTCATGTTATGTTAAAACAGATAAATCATATGTTTTAATAGATAGTGGAACTAGTTATAATTTTGCTTCTCAAGCATATAATGCTATGAAAAAAATCGAAGAGTTACCTGTAAGTAATATTATAATTACTCATGAACACGATGATCATTGGCTTGGTAACAGTTTTTATAAAGATAATTTTAACTCTAAAATCTATGCTCCAAAATCTATAAATACAAACTATACTAGTTCTTCAAAACCAAGAATTTTTAAGATTTTAGATAAGAAAGAACTAGAAAATACAAAAATTATAAAAGCTGATATTATTGTTGAAAAAGATTTGACTTTAGAAATTGATAATAAAGTTTTCAAAATTTTACATATTCCATATAAAGCTCATACAAACAATGATTTAATGGTATATTTAGAAAATAGCAAAACAATGTTTACAGGTGATATTGTAATGAACGAAAGAATCACTTCAAATCGTGATGGCTCAATAATTGGAACACTCAAAGTTCTTGATTTATTATCTACTTATCCTTGGCAAACTCTTGTAGCTGGTCATGGAACTATTGTTGATAAAAATGCTATAAAACATACAGAAAATTATTTTAATAAACTAAAAAAAGATATTTTACAAGCAATTGAAGATGGTATTGAAGCTGATGAGATTACAAATATTGTAACTATGGATGAATTTAAAAATATTGATATGTTTGATGAGTTAAATAGCAGAAATGTTTTTGATGGATTTACTGAATTAGAGTTTTACGAATAA
- a CDS encoding HD domain-containing phosphohydrolase: MDKKKEMVFNLNNFLLAFADFFDSKKRAYISLNIAIELNYDDRKLADITALALAYDLGLEALENFSFLDKNILKDKDVLEIVDFSNKLVLNNEFNKNSINNKKVILEFIDKSSCNEDIKDVLIELISKVSFHLDLENSNEIVLFIYSKLNDFTIVLKFEDILKMSMKFNSFVEKDSKIVEKAELLANYFEFEHKDKELFKIASSLQNIGKLALCNDKNKNNFNIYPYYTKIALSQIMQFDDIVKLCKNVEERLDGSGLFNLEAKDLSFKDRLLISLVFYNNLLKEDLNHEEIISNMKKEAKLGKIDESIVDIFDKLFIN, encoded by the coding sequence ATGGATAAGAAAAAAGAGATGGTATTTAATTTAAATAATTTTTTATTGGCATTTGCTGATTTTTTTGATAGTAAAAAAAGAGCATATATATCTTTAAATATTGCAATTGAATTAAATTATGATGATAGAAAACTAGCTGATATTACAGCCCTAGCATTGGCTTATGATTTAGGACTTGAAGCTTTGGAAAATTTTTCTTTTTTAGATAAAAATATTTTAAAAGATAAAGATGTTTTAGAAATAGTAGATTTCTCAAATAAGTTAGTATTAAATAATGAGTTTAATAAAAATAGCATAAATAATAAAAAAGTGATTTTAGAATTTATAGATAAAAGTTCATGTAATGAAGATATAAAAGATGTATTAATAGAGTTGATATCTAAGGTTTCATTTCATTTAGATTTAGAAAACTCAAATGAAATAGTACTTTTCATATATTCAAAATTAAATGATTTTACAATAGTTTTAAAATTTGAAGATATCTTAAAAATGAGTATGAAATTCAACTCTTTTGTAGAAAAAGATTCAAAAATTGTAGAAAAAGCAGAACTTTTAGCAAACTATTTTGAGTTTGAACATAAAGATAAAGAGCTTTTTAAAATTGCTTCAAGCTTACAAAATATTGGAAAACTTGCACTTTGTAATGATAAAAATAAGAATAATTTTAATATATATCCTTACTATACAAAAATAGCACTAAGCCAAATAATGCAGTTTGATGATATTGTAAAGCTTTGTAAAAATGTTGAAGAAAGATTGGATGGGAGTGGATTATTCAATCTTGAAGCAAAGGATTTGAGTTTTAAAGATAGGTTATTAATCTCTTTAGTTTTTTATAATAATCTTTTAAAAGAGGATTTAAATCATGAAGAAATAATAAGTAATATGAAAAAAGAAGCTAAACTTGGGAAAATCG